The Triticum urartu cultivar G1812 unplaced genomic scaffold, Tu2.1 TuUngrouped_contig_5776, whole genome shotgun sequence sequence TCAAGGCCACCGTCACCGCGGCCGCGCTCGGGGTCGACCCCACCGCCGCCAGCTCCGACATCAAGAAGTCGGGCACCTTCGCCATCACCCTCGACCTGGAGACCAAGGCCGGCGTCAAGGTGGGCGGGCTCAAGACCAAGAAGATCGGCATCCAGGTGCACTGCGACGGCATCAAGGTGGCCGCGCCCGCCGCGGCGCCCGCGCCGGCGAAGAAGAAGGGTGTGAAGCTCACCGTCGCCAAGGCGCCGTCGAAGGCGCCGGCCGCCGTGGAGGCCCCGGAGCCGTCCGC is a genomic window containing:
- the LOC125529691 gene encoding uncharacterized protein LOC125529691 is translated as YLYDDFTVTAATAANAVPLGEATVPGFLHEANNITVIKATVTAAALGVDPTAASSDIKKSGTFAITLDLETKAGVKVGGLKTKKIGIQVHCDGIKVAAPAAAPAPAKKKGVKLTVAKAPSKAPAAVEAPEPSAAVDDATTSPPAATTVARVCQVRIRVKIWKWTF